A window of Candidatus Bipolaricaulota bacterium contains these coding sequences:
- a CDS encoding transposase, protein MRQTKFTIDQIIKILAEADLPGSSVSQVARKYNVSPNTIYRWRQKYKGLSSSEAKRLKVLEEENLKLKKLLAEKELQIQILTEALKKSI, encoded by the coding sequence TAAATTTACCATTGACCAGATCATTAAAATCCTTGCTGAAGCTGATCTCCCTGGCTCCTCTGTGAGCCAAGTCGCAAGAAAATACAATGTCTCCCCTAATACTATTTATCGCTGGAGACAAAAATATAAAGGCCTCTCCTCCTCAGAAGCTAAACGCCTTAAAGTCCTTGAAGAAGAAAATCTTAAACTTAAAAAACTCCTTGCTGAAAAAGAACTTCAAATCCAAATCCTCACTGAAGCTTTAAAAAAAAGCATCTAA
- a CDS encoding transposase, which yields MSLAKKLVNSGMSVSSTCKLLSIPRSSFYFYLKPINRKNSTLNSKLADLIQNLAYSFPSFGYRRITAILKQMGYHVNHKRIYRIYKLLNLQKSTSKGYKKKLLRIPFKPINPSKTNEIWSLDVIEDTLQKNGFVKKIRILNLIDVFSRFAFPPLVDISLADSSLPRLLSETMDQNSGLKTFRKL from the coding sequence ATGAGCTTAGCTAAAAAACTCGTAAACTCAGGAATGTCTGTCTCCTCTACCTGCAAACTCCTCTCTATACCCCGCTCTTCCTTCTACTTCTACCTAAAACCTATCAACCGCAAAAACTCTACCCTTAACTCTAAACTCGCTGACTTAATTCAAAATCTCGCCTATTCCTTCCCCTCCTTCGGCTATCGCAGAATTACTGCCATCTTAAAACAAATGGGCTATCATGTAAACCATAAACGCATCTATAGAATCTATAAACTGCTAAACCTCCAAAAATCTACTTCCAAAGGCTATAAAAAGAAACTTCTGCGAATCCCTTTTAAACCTATTAACCCTTCTAAAACAAACGAAATCTGGAGTCTTGACGTAATTGAAGATACTCTCCAGAAAAATGGCTTTGTTAAAAAAATTAGAATCCTTAACCTGATTGATGTGTTTTCAAGATTTGCCTTCCCTCCTTTAGTAGATATAAGCCTTGCTGATTCCTCCCTCCCAAGGCTATTATCAGAGACGATGGAC